In Apostichopus japonicus isolate 1M-3 chromosome 3, ASM3797524v1, whole genome shotgun sequence, a single genomic region encodes these proteins:
- the LOC139961962 gene encoding G1/S-specific cyclin-E-like, with translation MPRRSGRLQMQRQDQLFVAQKHARKVRILNRKRKLSPEDCQEMSKEMFQFEIQNRWIPVSETVGFNRSALIPTPENGPSSPIDKPIDSFSSFRFKNIFPCPIKDRTSPLPDLNWADSDELWRNMLKREIHYVRDRSCLERHPLIDAKMRSILLDWLIEVCEVYHLHRETFFLAQDYVDRFLAASKDIPKMTLQLIGITSLFIASKLEEIYPPKLGDFAYVTDGACSERNILDQEIIMLQALKWNLSPVTVNNWLNVYMQLAHTDEIIEGEANFLFPKYSPTTFIQITQLLDLCILDVGSWHFPYSILAATALYHMSSDDGALCVTGLTYEDIAPCILWMEPFALTIKEQEKQVVLKKFRNVVVDDSHNIQTHSENLELLAKAQDKVKLENSSCRYSPVPMATVLTPPQSSKKKRKADIAEVKG, from the exons ATGCCAAGGCGGAG TGGTAGATTACAGATGCAGAGGCAAGACCAGCTGTTTGTCGCACAGAAACACGCACGAAAGGTCAGGATTCTGAACAGAAAGAGAAAATTAAGTCCCGAG gACTGTCAAGAGATGTCtaaagaaatgtttcaatttgAAATACAG AATCGTTGGATACCAGTATCTGAAACAGTAGGATTTAACAGAAGTGCACTTATACCGACACCAGAGAACGGACCATCGAGTCCAATCGATAAACCCATCGACTCGTTCTCATCGTTtagatttaaaaatatttttcccTGCCCTATCAAAGACAGAACTTCTCCTTTACCTGACCTAAATTGGGCAGATTCCGACGAACTGTGGAGAAATATGTTAAAAAGGGAAATACATTACGTGAGAGACAGAAGTTGCCTAGAGAGACATCCGCTCATTGATGCCAAGATGAGGTCCATCTTATTAGATTGGTTAATTGAA gtTTGTGAAGTTTATCACCTTCACAGAGAGACATTCTTCCTAGCTCAAGATTATGTTGATAGGTTCTTAGCTGCATCCAAAGACATCCCTAAGATGACGTTACAACTTATTGGAATTACGTCTCTTTTTATTGCATCCAAACTGGAG GAGATCTATCCTCCTAAACTAGGTGACTTTGCGTACGTCACTGATGGAGCATGCTCAGAACGAAATATCCTGGATCAAGAAATTATTATGTTGCAG GCTCTCAAATGGAATCTCTCACCTGTTACAGTCAACAATTGGCTGAATGTCTACATGCAGCTAGCACATACAGATGAAATTATTGAAGGAGAGGCCAATTTTCTATTCCCAAAATATTCACCCACAACATTTATTCAAATTACACAG CTCTTAGATTTATGTATATTAGACGTAGGATCTTGGCACTTCCCTTACAGTATCTTGGCAGCCACGGCTCTCTATCATATGTCTTCAGATGACGGGGCTCTCTGTGTGACAG GGCTCACTTATGAAGACATTGCTCCCTGTATCCTGTGGATGGAGCCATTTGCCCTGACCATCAAGGAACAAGAGAAACAAGTTGTGCTGAAGAAGTTTCGAAATGTGGTGGTCGATGACAGTCACAACATCCAAACACATTCAGAAAACCTTGAGTTGTTG GCAAAAGCACAAGACAAAGTTAAATTAGAGAATTCATCTTGCCGATATAGTCCAGTTCCCATGGCAACAGTACTAACTCCTCCACAAAGTAGTAAGAAGAAGAGGAAGGCTGATATTGCTGAGGTAAAAGGCTGA
- the LOC139961973 gene encoding uncharacterized protein F13E9.13, mitochondrial-like isoform X1 translates to MRRRFLNILEVPSEMDKFISLFRRQRGVIVAMVHIKALPGTPRNSQRMSKIIDVALEEAEMYKNAGVDAIMLENMHDLPYLPPHKIGPEITAGMAAVAYNVKRSLPHLPCGIQVLSAGNNIAIAIAQAAGLEFVRAEGFVFSHVADEGLLNACAGELLRYRKSIQAEDVLIYTDVKKKHSSHAITSDLSVSEVARAAEFFGSDGTIVTGTETGSPVEKRDLEDVLRSVKIPVLVGSGVTSQNVSNFISANALIVGSHFKRDGLWSNEIVPEQVEEFVRTVRSLR, encoded by the exons ATG AGAAGAAGATTCTTGAACATTTTAGAGGTCCCATCTGAAATGGATAAATTTATCTCTCTATTCAGGAGGCAAAGAGGAGTGATTGTAGCAATGGTTCATATTAAAGCTCTGCCAG GCACCCCAAGGAACAGTCAGAGGATGTCAAAGATCATTGATGTGGCTCTGGAGGAAGCAGAAATGTACAAGAATGCTGGAGTG GATGCAATAATGCTTGAAAACATGCATGACCTTCCCTACCTGCCTCCACACAAGATTGGACCAGAAATCACAGCAGGAATGGCAGCCGTCGCTTACAACGTCAAACGGTCTTTACCTCATCTTCCTTGCGGTATACAGGTGCTGTCCGCTGGGAACAATATTGCCATCGCTATAGCTCAAGCTGCTG GTTTGGAGTTCGTACGAGCAGAAGGATTTGTTTTCAGTCACGTAGCAGATGAAGGCCTCTTGAATGCGTGTGCGGGAGAGCTACTGAGGTACAGAAAAAGCATCCAAGCAGAGGACGTCCTGATATACACGGACGTTAAGAAGAAACACAG TTCGCATGCAATTACATCTGACCTGAGCGTGTCAGAAGTTGCTCGTGCAGCAGAATTTTTCGGCAGCGATGGAACCATTGTGACTGGAACAGAAACAGGTAGTCCTGTGGAAAAGCGGGACCTAGAAG ATGTCCTACGAAGCGTGAAGATTCCAGTCTTGGTCGGTTCCGGTGTGACCTCACAGAATGTCAGCAATTTCATCTCTGCCAACGCTCTCATCGTCGGCTCACACTTCAAACGTGACGGTCTGTGGAGCAACGAAATAGTTCCAGAGCAGGTGGAAGAATTTGTCAGAACAGTCAGAAGTTTACGGTGA
- the LOC139961973 gene encoding uncharacterized protein F13E9.13, mitochondrial-like isoform X2, giving the protein MDKFISLFRRQRGVIVAMVHIKALPGTPRNSQRMSKIIDVALEEAEMYKNAGVDAIMLENMHDLPYLPPHKIGPEITAGMAAVAYNVKRSLPHLPCGIQVLSAGNNIAIAIAQAAGLEFVRAEGFVFSHVADEGLLNACAGELLRYRKSIQAEDVLIYTDVKKKHSSHAITSDLSVSEVARAAEFFGSDGTIVTGTETGSPVEKRDLEDVLRSVKIPVLVGSGVTSQNVSNFISANALIVGSHFKRDGLWSNEIVPEQVEEFVRTVRSLR; this is encoded by the exons ATGGATAAATTTATCTCTCTATTCAGGAGGCAAAGAGGAGTGATTGTAGCAATGGTTCATATTAAAGCTCTGCCAG GCACCCCAAGGAACAGTCAGAGGATGTCAAAGATCATTGATGTGGCTCTGGAGGAAGCAGAAATGTACAAGAATGCTGGAGTG GATGCAATAATGCTTGAAAACATGCATGACCTTCCCTACCTGCCTCCACACAAGATTGGACCAGAAATCACAGCAGGAATGGCAGCCGTCGCTTACAACGTCAAACGGTCTTTACCTCATCTTCCTTGCGGTATACAGGTGCTGTCCGCTGGGAACAATATTGCCATCGCTATAGCTCAAGCTGCTG GTTTGGAGTTCGTACGAGCAGAAGGATTTGTTTTCAGTCACGTAGCAGATGAAGGCCTCTTGAATGCGTGTGCGGGAGAGCTACTGAGGTACAGAAAAAGCATCCAAGCAGAGGACGTCCTGATATACACGGACGTTAAGAAGAAACACAG TTCGCATGCAATTACATCTGACCTGAGCGTGTCAGAAGTTGCTCGTGCAGCAGAATTTTTCGGCAGCGATGGAACCATTGTGACTGGAACAGAAACAGGTAGTCCTGTGGAAAAGCGGGACCTAGAAG ATGTCCTACGAAGCGTGAAGATTCCAGTCTTGGTCGGTTCCGGTGTGACCTCACAGAATGTCAGCAATTTCATCTCTGCCAACGCTCTCATCGTCGGCTCACACTTCAAACGTGACGGTCTGTGGAGCAACGAAATAGTTCCAGAGCAGGTGGAAGAATTTGTCAGAACAGTCAGAAGTTTACGGTGA
- the LOC139961973 gene encoding uncharacterized protein F13E9.13, mitochondrial-like isoform X3, which produces MSKIIDVALEEAEMYKNAGVDAIMLENMHDLPYLPPHKIGPEITAGMAAVAYNVKRSLPHLPCGIQVLSAGNNIAIAIAQAAGLEFVRAEGFVFSHVADEGLLNACAGELLRYRKSIQAEDVLIYTDVKKKHSSHAITSDLSVSEVARAAEFFGSDGTIVTGTETGSPVEKRDLEDVLRSVKIPVLVGSGVTSQNVSNFISANALIVGSHFKRDGLWSNEIVPEQVEEFVRTVRSLR; this is translated from the exons ATGTCAAAGATCATTGATGTGGCTCTGGAGGAAGCAGAAATGTACAAGAATGCTGGAGTG GATGCAATAATGCTTGAAAACATGCATGACCTTCCCTACCTGCCTCCACACAAGATTGGACCAGAAATCACAGCAGGAATGGCAGCCGTCGCTTACAACGTCAAACGGTCTTTACCTCATCTTCCTTGCGGTATACAGGTGCTGTCCGCTGGGAACAATATTGCCATCGCTATAGCTCAAGCTGCTG GTTTGGAGTTCGTACGAGCAGAAGGATTTGTTTTCAGTCACGTAGCAGATGAAGGCCTCTTGAATGCGTGTGCGGGAGAGCTACTGAGGTACAGAAAAAGCATCCAAGCAGAGGACGTCCTGATATACACGGACGTTAAGAAGAAACACAG TTCGCATGCAATTACATCTGACCTGAGCGTGTCAGAAGTTGCTCGTGCAGCAGAATTTTTCGGCAGCGATGGAACCATTGTGACTGGAACAGAAACAGGTAGTCCTGTGGAAAAGCGGGACCTAGAAG ATGTCCTACGAAGCGTGAAGATTCCAGTCTTGGTCGGTTCCGGTGTGACCTCACAGAATGTCAGCAATTTCATCTCTGCCAACGCTCTCATCGTCGGCTCACACTTCAAACGTGACGGTCTGTGGAGCAACGAAATAGTTCCAGAGCAGGTGGAAGAATTTGTCAGAACAGTCAGAAGTTTACGGTGA
- the LOC139961992 gene encoding uncharacterized protein translates to MLSSLSEYFFGAVTPAAEEQPETQHQESRTKEEKEEESRKLAEPMEVQEDEDDWVLVDVTNEDRVPPCPSECRIRGKFSNKGLEESWFVTPPPCFTASGHTHEHLATSPMEDLLIEHPSMSVYVGKGKNQENRTPRRKAQRPKQVRNNQVTKRCHNLRVRQTSGRPSQRAAAVAARLGIQQTSQFSIEQVDKARKSQRKLLSRNTLERQNKVVHQQSLGTKRRHHRNMVNNSPAFTKQPR, encoded by the exons ATGCTTAGTTCACTATCCGAGTATTTCTTTGGTGCTGTGACACCAGCAGCTGAGGAGCAGCCTGAGACACAGCATCAGGAGTCCAGGACAAAGGAAGAGAAGGAGGAGGAATCAAGAAAATTGGCTGAACCGATGGAAGTTCAGGAGGATGAAGATGATTGGGTTCTCGTTGATGTAACGA ATGAAGATCGTGTACCACCTTGTCCTAGTGAATGCCGTATTAGAGGAAAGTTTAGTAATAAAGGGTTAGAAGAAAGTTGGTTTGTCACCCCGCCACCCTGTTTTACTGCCAGTGGTCACACACATGAACATTTAGCAACCAGTCCTATGGAAGATTTATTAATAGAGCATCCGAGTATGTCTGTATATGTTGGAAAAGGTAAAAACCAGGAGAATAGAACACCGAGGCGAAAAGCTCAACGACCAAAGCAAGTCAGAAACAACCAAGTAACAAAACG CTGCCACAACCTAAGAGTACGGCAGACGTCCGGCAGACCGTCCCAGCGTGCGGCCGCGGTTGCAGCTCGCCTCGGTATCCAGCAGACGTCTCAGTTTTCTATAGAACAGGTCGATAAGGCCAGGAAATCTCAACGGAAGCTCTTGAGTCGTAACACGCTAGAGAGACAGAATAAAGTAGTACATCAACAGAGTTTAGGAACCAAGCGCCGCCATCATCGAAACATGGTCAACAATTCGCCAGCTTTCACCAAGCAACCACGATAA